The Phoenix dactylifera cultivar Barhee BC4 chromosome 15, palm_55x_up_171113_PBpolish2nd_filt_p, whole genome shotgun sequence genome contains a region encoding:
- the LOC103707775 gene encoding uncharacterized protein LOC103707775 gives MERKQGFFAALKEEVVRGLSPGRSRTKSPARSPSPMAGLLLPRRRRNGHGRHHSLANLPEQLIARSGSFRPVGEALAPLVEGPEPDGAADDGGESRREGRWGQWVRSQLSRAPSFSSGRGASSSYLRRSDLRLLLGVMGAPLAPIHVSSADPLPHLSIKDTPIETSSAQYILQQYTAASGGLKLQSSIRNAYAMGKVRMVASEFETATKVMKNRGSSQAVESGGFVLWQMAPDMWYVELAVGGSKVHAGSNGKLVWRHTPWLGAHAAKGPVRPLRRALQGLDPLTTASMFANARCIGEKKVNGEDCFILKLCADPQTLKARSEGPAEIIRHVLFGYFSQRTGLLVRMEDSHLTRIQSNAGGDAVYWETTINSFLDDYHPVEGIMIAHSGRSVVTLFRFGEMAMSHTKTRMEEAWTIEEVAFNVPGLSMDCFIPPADIKCGSISETCELPAGERAKTSMVHRARVAAVEKPQDAGEKIIWRVEV, from the exons ATGGAGAGGAAGCAGGGGTTCTTCGCGGCGCTGAAGGAGGAGGTGGTGAGGGGGCTGTCGCCCGGGAGGTCCCGAACGAAGAGCCCGGCGAGGAGCCCGTCGCCGATGGCCGGGCTGCTTCTGCCACGGCGGCGGAGGAATGGGCACGGCCGCCACCATTCGCTGGCGAACCTCCCGGAGCAGCTGATCGCGAGATCCGGGAGCTTCCGGCCCGTTGGGGAGGCGCTGGCGCCGCTCGTAGAGGGGCCCGAGCCGGACGGCGCCGCGGACGACGGCGGGGAGTCACGGCGGGAGGGCCGCTGGGGCCAGTGGGTCCGTAGCCAGCTCTCCCGCGCCCCGTCCTTCTCCTCCGGCCGCGGCGCCTCCTCCTCCTACCTCCGCCGCTCcgacctccgcctcctccttGGCGTCATGGGCGCCCCCCTCGCCCCCATTCACGTCAGCTCGGCCGACCCTCTCCCCCACCTCAGCATCAAGGACACACCCATC GAGACCTCGTCGGCGCAGTACATACTGCAGCAGTACACGGCGGCGTCGGGAGGCCTCAAGCTCCAGAGCTCCATCCGGAACGCGTACGCCATGGGGAAGGTGCGAATGGTGGCGTCGGAGTTCGAGACAGCGACCAAGGTGATGAAGAACCGCGGCTCGTCGCAGGCCGTGGAGTCTGGCGGCTTCGTCCTCTGGCAGATGGCCCCCGACATGTGGTACGTCGAGCTCGCCGTCGGCGGCAGCAAGGTCCACGCCGGCTCCAACGGCAAGCTCGTGTGGCGCCACACCCCCTGGCTCGGCGCCCACGCCGCGAAGGGCCCCGTACGCCCCCTCCGCCGAGCTCTCCAG GGACTTGATCCGTTGACTACGGCGAGCATGTTTGCCAATGCCCGGTGCATTGGAGAGAAGAAGGTCAATGGGGAGGATTGCTTCATTCTGAAGCTCTGTGCTGATCCGCAGACACTGAAAGCTAGAAGCGAAGGCCCGGCAGAGATCATAAGGCATGTCCTCTTTGGCTACTTCAGCCAGCGAACCGGGCTGCTCGTCCGCATGGAGGACTCGCACCTCACCCGAATCCAATCCAACGCCGGCGGCGACGCTGTGTACTGGGAGACCACCATCAACTCCTTCCTCGACGATTACCATCCAGTCGAAGGCATAATGATAGCCCATTCGGGTCGCTCGGTGGTCACCCTGTTCCGGTTCGGCGAAATGGCCATGAGCCACACCAAGACAAGGATGGAGGAGGCTTGGACGATCGAGGAAGTCGCCTTCAATGTCCCTGGCCTCTCCATGGATTGCTTCATTCCTCCAGCCGATATAAAGTGCGGCTCCATCAGCGAAACCTGCGAGCTGCCTGCAGGCGAGAGGGCGAAGACCAGCATGGTCCACCGGGCGAGGGTGGCGGCTGTGGAGAAGCCGCAGGATGCCGGAGAGAAGATCATTTGGAGGGTCGAAGTCTAG